ttaaagtatataattatattttaagatacaatttttttcagtaaacattacaatatatcctaggtactatagtaattaggtactaggtagtactaaattactaatgccgaataataaaataaattaggtaggtactttaatcataataatatcataaaataaagttataatattacaggctgacagaccgtcttcgctTTCAGAATCGCTTTTCCTACCtacaaattgtttaatatcattgaattcaaatcacATCCATTATAGTGTCATACTCACTGTACAGCAAAGACCCTCTTgcgcacttttttttttaatctaaaagaAGTTTTCTTACAGGTTACAGGCTGCATTGAACTccgagtttttttatttaaaaaaatattataaaataatttgtaaaaaaaaacttaaacctatcttgtttttaaaaacattttattataaagtttgatattaaaatatttaaaaatggagTTCAATGCGGACACTAAAATGTAACtctatcagtttaaaaaaaaaaaaaaaagatcaaatttggttgATCCTTCAGAACAGGACAAGATAATTATTCCCGTAAGgcgtaaattgtatttttgttgagAAAATTACATTTCCTCTTAAATTATAACCCGTTGGTCACCGctctattacagtattacataatatactatcacaacacattttagattctgattgaagcaaattatattataaaaaaaaaatgattgatggAAAATTATCGacagtaattattatgaaagttTTAAAGCATGACAAGTATAAAATGGATCAGTCTTCAGCAAaagaatgaaaaacaattttattgcacGTTATATTTTGTCCGTGTAACTAAAATTTGCCCACCCACACCCGCCTGAAGTTTTCACTAAACCTCTACTgattggatttattttttaataacattttgcaTTCAAAATGGATATACTATAAATTTCTCTATTTGAATAAAAAGTTTTCTTATGTTTGAAGAAACTTACAATGAAAATCACAATGCTTAGCTGAGTAAGGTAACTTTTTTACAAGACTGAAGTCAAAGTTTGTACAgcaaatcaaaacaatttttatacgtaatacattttatttgtaaagaaaaataatgttaccATTAAGTATAAAGCAAtagtcatttattatttacaaattagaaCACCAAGTTAAAATTTAAGACTAAAAGCTGGTACTGCGGTTGCTCTTGCCAAATTATTTATGTGAAATCCTTCGTCTTCTTTAAGCTGTTTGTAATCCCTACCTCCAGAAGGTGGTTTTGGACTGGCTGCTGCTACTTTTCTCGCACCCCCTTCGCTCTTGGCTGGCCATGTAGGGAACATTGCTGGGTCTACAGCTAATGGCAATTcagagaaatatttttgttgaagtGCATCTTCAGCTGTGACGCGAGCACTTGGGTTATAAGTAAGCattctaatagaaaaaaaaagtaagtaaagAGAAAAAACTAATGATATTGCTATGATTTAACTCACTTTCTAAGTAGATCATAGCCAATATCTGTTAGAACACCTTCTTTTGTAAACCTTCCTTTAAAATTGGCTGGAGGACAATCAGGCATTGAAGCTTTTGTAACTAACGACAAACTTGAATATCCTGGCCACACTTTTTCATTGGGTGTACCAAAGgtagtaaaaatttttttcagctGGTCATACTCAGATTTACCAGTGAACAGTGGCTCCATTAAAAGAAACTCAGCAAATATGCATCCTACAGACCAAATATCAATTGGTGTAGAATATTcctggaaaataaatttaataacaaacggATATCagcaaaattgtttttgtttctgCTTatcagatatatttaaaaatgtaattttactaaCCTTAGCACCCAACAGAAGTTCAGGTGAGCGATACCACAATGTGACAACAACAGGTGTATAAGCTTTCAATGGAGAACCATACTCTCGAGCTAAACCGAAATCGCCAACTTTCAGAACACCTTTATGACTTAAAAGCAAATTAGATGTCTTTAAATCTCTATGTAATATCCAGTTATCATGTAAATGTTCAACAGCCATTAAAAGTTGttgcattaaacattttacttcaGCTAAAAAccaaacaatgaaaatattaaagcaAACTTTATTTTGATCAATATCAAAAGGAGTAATAATAACTTACCAGCTGtaaatgattgttttttttgcCTCATTGTTTCCATTAATGATTTCATGTCATGTTCAACATAATCCATGACTATAAAAATTTTATCCATGTTACTGCCTACAACAATTTCCCTCACGGTCACAATATTTGGGTGTTGTGATTTTAAAAGTGTGCTGATTTCTCTCAGTGAAGTGATAGGAAAtccttctttttctttttccatTTTCAATCGTTTCAAAGCCACAATTTCGTCAGTTTGTTTCTCTTTAGCTCGATAAACCACACCATAAGTCCCTTCttcaattctaaatattataaacaaattaatcagAAAATCGGTCTAAAATTAATAGTCTGTTTACTATAatccagtggcgtcatttgggagGGAGGGGCAGGGGGCATTTGCCCTCTCCCTTGTCATTAACAGGCCACTGTTGGGCCGGGTATGGGCTACTTTTAGGCCTTTATATAGtaactaataggtaatatataagtatccctgtacctatgtattaattatttagttgttgttatctctcaaaaaaatgggttacttaTGCTTATGATAATAACCTctgatactaactagtaagcataaaattatgtaagaaggttatttgtattgagataaaaatacaattgtaatgTAGTGTAATGTAATTGTTAGTGAGCGGATTTTTTTTCTCAGTTTTTTTTTGGGCCGGTCAAAAATGTTGcccccccctctcaaaaactgaaatgacgtcACTGCTATAATCtaactcaataaaaataaccaGCAGGGTTGCAAAAAAATGTGGTCATCTATTTGGATCTTagatcatattaaataatcgaTAGAGCtactgtttaaatatttgaaaccaacatattaccattgattataaatactactatttataatcaaagaTATTACTAAGAGGCTTAGTAATAAAAATGCGGAAGCGGTCAATTCATACCAAATTGATATATAAACCATTGTGATCACAATAAAcagaatgttaaatatttattaggtgtACATGTTATAAGTCTACAATGATCTaaacattgataaatattaGTGATGGGTCGAACTGTTCGAATCTCGAACCGAACTGAACCGAACCCTTAATGTTCGGTTCGGTTCGAAATTCGAACTCAGtgtgaaaaaaattagaacCAAACTACTAAGCATCTTTTACTGTTCAAAAATcgaacttgaaaatattttaaactttattttttttctcattaagaggacgctacacccgcatgtgttatctccgtcttacaaacgtacaacataacaaaaactgttttgcgcgggaaagaaccgagaaggctatagttataactaagaaacgaaattttcacacTGTAAAGATGAGAACATTTACTGTGCagatatcgtttttatttttccgatATCNNNNNNNNNNNNNNNNNNNNNNNNNNNNNNNNNNNNNNNNNNNNNNNNNNNNNNNNNNNNNNNNNNNNNNNNNNNNNNNNNNNNNNNNNNNNNNNNNNNNNNNNNNNNNNNNNNNNNNNNNNNNNNNNNNNNNNNNNNNNNNNNNNNNNNNNNNNNNNNNNNNNNNNNNNNNNNNNNNNNNNNNNNNNNNNNNNNNNNNNNNNNNNNNNNNNNNNNNNNNNNNNNNNNNNNNNNNNNNNagacaacacatgcgggtgtagcgtcctcttaataattaaattattattatttattgtgtagtgtacctatgtaaaaaaaaaattaagaaatcatctaaatttattgtaaatacagTTATAtagacttaaaagttaaaatgtagaatacgtaatacaaacaattaaaatataatagtaatagtaattatggttggtttataatttgtatgtacaatgtacataataaaaaatgttgagtttGAGTTTGAGTTCGACTTAAAATGATTCTAGGTTCGGTTCGGTAGAAAAATATGAAGGTTCGGTTCAGTTCGGgttcgaaaaaataattttaagttcggTTCAAGTTCGGTTCGAATTAAAAAATCAGGGTTCGACCCatcactaataaatataaatatataatattatgattgataaCTAAACAATAACTGTTGAAAACGTATTATGGTATTACTGTGGCGAGCACGGACGTGCATGCGCAATAAAAGCTAGAAACTCATCGCCAATGCTTTGTGCGGTTCTATGCAGGGCCGTCCTTAAGATTTACGAGGCCCTTCTTAAccttttaggtatatatatttatatctatgatCTATCTATAAACATATAATGACATCAATAATTCTTATCACACGACAAATTTGGTAGGTACCtccctaattataatttaaaataagggtttttttttataaaacattataatctaGCTaggtaaagaaaataaaataattttacagtagACTCAAGTAacatgtttttctttatttcttatattatataattctttaaTCGTcacttattgatatttatacaaattttcaatatttattacataatcgaccactcattttaatattattgtattagaatATTGGATACCACCGATGTTAACAGCAAACGCAcacacgaaaaaataaaaactaatgctAATAAAATCGGTCTAcgctcaataaatattatttattattattatcaatgtttttccGTCGGTAACGACCGACGGCGACGTTTTAAATCTATATCTATCATTCtctattactaataagtaataacaattcgGCGAAAAAGACAGTCGGTGGCTTATGCAGTGCTGCCTGCTACCCGCATCACCACGGCTAATGTGTTGCGATTACGATAATcttgtattattgatatttcaatatttttacgttaaatcaacttcgttatttttatataattgttgatatttagtatttacttattatataaaagtataaaacatacaatttaaataggtactatgaaaataaaacaattttgaaaaaaaaattaacactttttttcaaatacgaGGCCCCAAATTTACGCAAATAGCGCGAGGCCCAGGGCCTGAGCCCTgctcgccccccccccctaaggACGGCCCTGGTTCTATGCCATGGCTCtatcaattacatattatgatacaaagGTCGGACCCTAAGCACTAATGTTATCTACTCACCTATTTAAACATTGAAATTCTTCTACACTTCGACATCCTTGTAGAGCTGGTAGATATTCTTTGGGTAACAAAGGTGGAGACGAGTTTTTTTCTAATGTTATATCCATTTGAATTTCAGTATCTACCTCTGGTGATTTTGATTCTTCTTTCACCGAGTTACTGCTACTAGACTTATCGTCAGacttttctgaaaatataatatgaaaactttaTACTTCGCAATAGTTTTTAGTTGGATAAAGTtatcacaattaaaaaaaaataggttagggtatacctataacttatataataatacataatatatctggCCATCAGGgtctacaataaataattatttggtaagTTAGCCTGCTGTTGGGTCTCAACTCTCGAGTGAATTCAGCCACGACAACTGACTATTACAATTATACTGACCATAACTAACTACGGACTGGCAGCGCAGCCTAACAACACCGTCTAAATAACATACTGCTGAAAAACCGGCCAGTGGGGGATCTATAGacctatagtaattattaaggTTGATCATACATACCACTAGATTGAGAACTTTTAGAGGATGAAGTTGTTGAACCAGAACTGTCTGTGTCATCACCAGAATCTTGACCTGATCCTTCAGATGCTTCTCCTTCTGATTTATCTTGATTTAGTGGTGGAGTTAGAGAGTTTTCTTCAGTCTTAACTTTATTATTCTCATCTTCATGTTcctcattttcattttcagaaCCAGATGAAGATGAATCATTTGATAATACTACCAAATCAGGCACCATGTCTGGCccttaaacaaaatttatacacatgaaataacaaaatataacaattctattattttatataaaaactaagtaaaaaaatcataaatttaaaaatttaaaatagcaaataaataaactaatttaaatttaaaaaattgttataaatataaaaatatgtctacCTTGTTCCattgttatttcttaaataaattcataaaaaaaaattaatttccaatgatatattttaataataaatatattatataataccagggcttgaaaccggtaACCGATTTTTCCCGGTAGCCGGTTACCATGACTACTTTTTGGACTGGTAACCGCTTCCCGGTTCTGGTGTTTCAATTTTGAGGAGTAGTTATCAATTACCGAAAACCATGTAATTCGATTAGGAGGGAAATCTAAAACGGTAaccgtttatttttagaacCGGTTAACTAATCAAAATCGGGCATCAAAGTGTATTGATAAAGTGTcatcacttgtttgaaaacttgattgaaaattttactacagatagtcgtcaccaccgggagcgctatatgtcctaaagaggccagaaaacgaacactttagtacaccaaagccatagaaaatttaaaatatattatgatttaaggaataaaactcaaaaatgttcattgcataatgacttctatgttctaaattatttctatacatgtatttaaatactttttttttatcaaatataactttaatattattaaatataattaactaaattatctaaattgtcattttagattctgagtggaacgatgaatgtattgattttacatgatGNNNNNNNNNNNNNNNNNNNNNNNNNNNNNNNNNNNNNNNNNNNNNNNNNNNNNNNNNNNNNNNNNNNNNNNNNNNNNNNNNNNNNNNNNNNNNNNNNNNNNNNNNNNNNNNNNNNNNNNNNNNNNNNNNNNNNNNNNNNNNNNNNNNNNNNNNNNNNNNNNNNNNNNNNNNNNNNNNNNNNNNNNNNNNNNNNNNNNNNNNNNNNNNNNNNNNNNNNNNNNNNNNNNNNNNNNNNNNNNNNNNNNNNNNNNNNNNNNNNNNNNNNNNNNNNNNNNNNNNNNNNNNNNNNNNNNNNNNNNNNNNNNNNNNNNNNNNNNNNNNNNNNNNNNNNNNNNNNNNNNNNNNNNNNNNNNNNNNNNNNNNNNNNNNNNNNNNNNNNNNNNNNNNNNNNNNNNNNNNNNNNNNNNNNNNNNNNNNNNNNNNNNNNNNNNNNNNNNNNNNNNNNNNNNNNNNNNNNNNNNNNNNNNNNNNNNNNNNNNNNNNNNNNNNNNNNNNNNNNNNNNNNNNNNNNNNNNNNNNNNNNNNNNNNNatgacaaaatatggaaaaatcacgaaaatttgcaaattatttcgagttataaattcataaaaatttttctttttaaatctaagatatgaaaatgtaatacaagattccttataagattatctacctttatcaaacaaaaaatatctataagaaagtcaaattaaatttttatgatcgtttgaaattcaaatttttacaacattgaatattcactcgatttctcatgtagcgatttccttattttgttgtaattcaaaaacgaataactgcagatacatgaaaattttactgaatgtttatattagcatttcctatacaccatacaattttgaaaatattttgactctttttgagctgtttacggacattttcagttttcaatttttttagtttttttttctataaatatcaataaagttttatctgttgggccaaaaagtgtataaatttaatacaaagctcctgatatattgttacaatatcagttgaaaaatattaaaaaaacataggcacaatttttttttataagcatttaaagatcgaattttgacaaaattaatcaaattttaatttgaaaaattattttgtagttaaaaatttataaaatgttcaatttttgtatctaagaattgaaaatttaaaacaagattccatgtaagtaattaattctgaatTCAGAATTAGAGAGAAAATTACAGAGAAaattatacatgatattttataattgatgcctattggataaaaaatattgcaaatgattaaaatacaaatgcaatgtataattatagggtccaatttattatgccaacttgattaaaagaaaactttttataattcaatgtttttgtaaatactaatttcaatttaaaaaaaaaatagcattttaattcttaatttttaagacttttgcatttaacagtatgaatacacaggccttcataggacaggaagcgcaCTCTCGTGACTATAgaactgtggtaatattttcaatcaagagtgTATACAAATAGGGGTCCAGAGTGACGataccttatcaatacaccttgatgGGTATGCTttgccaccattttgcgactcatttatcaatgataaaatgataaaataaagggcgagaaattcaaattcacataacattattagtcgcaaaatggcggcgtagcatacctgtatctatagttCCCTAGTCCTATCGGACCCAGTAACCTATTTCCTCGGAagcggtttcaagccctgtataatactcattattatgaattataatttagataaataattaaaagcttACGAGGTCTATCCAATGTTTTGTAGTATTGTTCAATATAT
This portion of the Acyrthosiphon pisum isolate AL4f chromosome A1, pea_aphid_22Mar2018_4r6ur, whole genome shotgun sequence genome encodes:
- the LOC100160543 gene encoding cyclin-dependent kinase 11B isoform X3 is translated as MDSNSQSSSNGATDEDDVALDHTLTIKPPQARVHKSRHKVTSHHKHSKDPTKKHHSRHLEKRKHRHTREEEFALRNKRSKKEDDYYKVESRGENGDWDRYKKRTGYSHDKHSKHEKPHRDEMLKENDLRNLLQKKKMEKEERYRTTDYKHKKKDAADTDSRDSNVKLKKREDEEERDSRRSHRERDQYIEQYYKTLDRPQITMEQGPDMVPDLVVLSNDSSSSGSENENEEHEDENNKVKTEENSLTPPLNQDKSEGEASEGSGQDSGDDTDSSGSTTSSSKSSQSSEKSDDKSSSSNSVKEESKSPEVDTEIQMDITLEKNSSPPLLPKEYLPALQGCRSVEEFQCLNRIEEGTYGVVYRAKEKQTDEIVALKRLKMEKEKEGFPITSLREISTLLKSQHPNIVTVREIVVGSNMDKIFIVMDYVEHDMKSLMETMRQKKQSFTAAEVKCLMQQLLMAVEHLHDNWILHRDLKTSNLLLSHKGVLKVGDFGLAREYGSPLKAYTPVVVTLWYRSPELLLGAKEYSTPIDIWSVGCIFAEFLLMEPLFTGKSEYDQLKKIFTTFGTPNEKVWPGYSSLSLVTKASMPDCPPANFKGRFTKEGVLTDIGYDLLRKMLTYNPSARVTAEDALQQKYFSELPLAVDPAMFPTWPAKSEGGARKVAAASPKPPSGGRDYKQLKEDEGFHINNLARATAVPAFSLKF
- the LOC100160543 gene encoding cyclin-dependent kinase 11B isoform X1 codes for the protein MDSNSQSSRVYEEDRIREDKLHAKKINGATDEDDVALDHTLTIKPPQARVHKSRHKVTSHHKHSKDPTKKHHSRHLEKRKHRHTREEEFALRNKRSKKEDDYYKVESRGENGDWDRYKKRTGYSHDKHSKHEKPHRDEMLKENDLRNLLQKKKMEKEERYRTTDYKHKKKDAADTDSRDSNVKLKKREDEEERDSRRSHRERDQYIEQYYKTLDRPQITMEQGPDMVPDLVVLSNDSSSSGSENENEEHEDENNKVKTEENSLTPPLNQDKSEGEASEGSGQDSGDDTDSSGSTTSSSKSSQSSEKSDDKSSSSNSVKEESKSPEVDTEIQMDITLEKNSSPPLLPKEYLPALQGCRSVEEFQCLNRIEEGTYGVVYRAKEKQTDEIVALKRLKMEKEKEGFPITSLREISTLLKSQHPNIVTVREIVVGSNMDKIFIVMDYVEHDMKSLMETMRQKKQSFTAAEVKCLMQQLLMAVEHLHDNWILHRDLKTSNLLLSHKGVLKVGDFGLAREYGSPLKAYTPVVVTLWYRSPELLLGAKEYSTPIDIWSVGCIFAEFLLMEPLFTGKSEYDQLKKIFTTFGTPNEKVWPGYSSLSLVTKASMPDCPPANFKGRFTKEGVLTDIGYDLLRKMLTYNPSARVTAEDALQQKYFSELPLAVDPAMFPTWPAKSEGGARKVAAASPKPPSGGRDYKQLKEDEGFHINNLARATAVPAFSLKF
- the LOC100160543 gene encoding cyclin-dependent kinase 11B isoform X4 — its product is MDSNSQSSSNGATDEDDVALDHTLTIKPPQARVHKSRHKVTSHHKHSKDPTKKHHSRHLEKRKHRHTREEEFALRNKRSKKEDDYYKVESRGENGDWDRYKKRTGYSHDKHSKHEKPHRDEMLKENDLRNLLQKKKMEKEERYRTTDYKHKKKDAADTDSRDSNVKLKKREDEEERDSRRSHRERDQYIEQYYKTLDRPRPDMVPDLVVLSNDSSSSGSENENEEHEDENNKVKTEENSLTPPLNQDKSEGEASEGSGQDSGDDTDSSGSTTSSSKSSQSSEKSDDKSSSSNSVKEESKSPEVDTEIQMDITLEKNSSPPLLPKEYLPALQGCRSVEEFQCLNRIEEGTYGVVYRAKEKQTDEIVALKRLKMEKEKEGFPITSLREISTLLKSQHPNIVTVREIVVGSNMDKIFIVMDYVEHDMKSLMETMRQKKQSFTAAEVKCLMQQLLMAVEHLHDNWILHRDLKTSNLLLSHKGVLKVGDFGLAREYGSPLKAYTPVVVTLWYRSPELLLGAKEYSTPIDIWSVGCIFAEFLLMEPLFTGKSEYDQLKKIFTTFGTPNEKVWPGYSSLSLVTKASMPDCPPANFKGRFTKEGVLTDIGYDLLRKMLTYNPSARVTAEDALQQKYFSELPLAVDPAMFPTWPAKSEGGARKVAAASPKPPSGGRDYKQLKEDEGFHINNLARATAVPAFSLKF
- the LOC100160543 gene encoding cyclin-dependent kinase 11B isoform X2, with protein sequence MDSNSQSSRVYEEDRIREDKLHAKKINGATDEDDVALDHTLTIKPPQARVHKSRHKVTSHHKHSKDPTKKHHSRHLEKRKHRHTREEEFALRNKRSKKEDDYYKVESRGENGDWDRYKKRTGYSHDKHSKHEKPHRDEMLKENDLRNLLQKKKMEKEERYRTTDYKHKKKDAADTDSRDSNVKLKKREDEEERDSRRSHRERDQYIEQYYKTLDRPRPDMVPDLVVLSNDSSSSGSENENEEHEDENNKVKTEENSLTPPLNQDKSEGEASEGSGQDSGDDTDSSGSTTSSSKSSQSSEKSDDKSSSSNSVKEESKSPEVDTEIQMDITLEKNSSPPLLPKEYLPALQGCRSVEEFQCLNRIEEGTYGVVYRAKEKQTDEIVALKRLKMEKEKEGFPITSLREISTLLKSQHPNIVTVREIVVGSNMDKIFIVMDYVEHDMKSLMETMRQKKQSFTAAEVKCLMQQLLMAVEHLHDNWILHRDLKTSNLLLSHKGVLKVGDFGLAREYGSPLKAYTPVVVTLWYRSPELLLGAKEYSTPIDIWSVGCIFAEFLLMEPLFTGKSEYDQLKKIFTTFGTPNEKVWPGYSSLSLVTKASMPDCPPANFKGRFTKEGVLTDIGYDLLRKMLTYNPSARVTAEDALQQKYFSELPLAVDPAMFPTWPAKSEGGARKVAAASPKPPSGGRDYKQLKEDEGFHINNLARATAVPAFSLKF